A DNA window from Mastacembelus armatus chromosome 11, fMasArm1.2, whole genome shotgun sequence contains the following coding sequences:
- the bmp8a gene encoding bone morphogenetic protein 8A: MKHQHRSSSVFFQQQTRSASRPHRHLLPVRTLLFLLFLSLWSQQTEAVVHSSFKRLSGREKKEMQKEILSILGLPGRPRPHPPLRPPSSAPLFMLELYHAMSADGVDDGNEIIVNGPGMGRFGTERLAQVNHADLPTLSTHTPPLGTVVTEADTVMSFVNLVEQERDLLQPRPYWKEFRFDLTPLPQGETVTAAEFRIYKTLTMGQRANRTLHISVYEIQSENRHREAVLVLLDMQSVPAGQEGWLAFDVTSASNHWLLHPRSNLGIRLYVETEEDRSLSAGWIGLVGRRGPRSKQPFMVTFFRESQVPCRPPRAVKPHPRKKKPKYDLPVPSIQNRSPASPGSQPCKKHELYVSFSDLGWKDWVLAPTGYSAYYCDGECFYPLGSCMNATNHALIQQVVHLLKPDEVPKACCAPTKLSPISVLFYDDNNNVILKKHRNMVVKTCGCL, translated from the exons ATGAAACATCAACACAGGAGCAGCAGCGTGTTTTTTCAGCAGCAGACCAGATCTGCATCCAGACCACATCGGCATCTCCTACCCGTCAGGACCCTGctcttcctgctcttcctctctctgtggaGCCAGCAGACTGAGGCCGTGGTCCACTCCAGCTTCAAACGGCTCAGCGGCCGCGAGAAGAAGGAGATGCAGAAGGAGATTCTGTCCATTTTGGGCCTGCCGGGGCGACCCAGACCCCATCCGCCGCTCCGACCTCCCTCATCTGCACCTCTCTTCATGCTGGAACTCTATCACGCCATGTCAGCTGACGGGGTGGATGACGGCAATGAAATTATTGTAAATGGACCTGGCATGGGGAGGTTTGGAACAGAAAGGTTGGCTCAGGTCAACCACGCAGACCTGCCAACGCTAAGCACACACACGCCACCGCTGGGCACCGTGGTCACAGAGGCCGACACCGTGATGAGCTTCGTCAATTTGG tggaGCAGGAGCGTGACCTCCTGCAGCCTCGTCCATACTGGAAGGAGTTTCGTTTTGACCTGACTCCTCTCCCTCAGGGTGAGACGGTGACAGCTGCAGAGTTTCGTATATATAAGACACTGACGATGGGCCAGAGGGCAAACCGGACCCTGCACATCTCCGTCTACGAGATTCAGAGCGAGAACAGACACAG agaggcagtgctggtgctgctggacATGCAGTCAGTGCCTGCAGGACAGGAGGGCTGGCTGGCCTTTGACGTCACCTCAGCCTCCAACCACTGGCTGCTCCACCCCCGCAGTAACCTGGGCATACGCCTCTATGTGGAGACTGAGGAAG ACCGCTCCCTGTCTGCCGGCTGGATCGGGTTGGTGGGTCGCAGGGGCCCTCGTTCCAAACAGCCCTTCATGGTGACCTTCTTCAGGGAGAGTCAGGTCCCGTGTCGGCCACCACGAGCTGTCAAGCCTCACCCCCGCAAGAAGAAACCCAAATATGACCTCCCGGTTCCCAGCATTCAAA ATCGGAGTCCTGCCAGTCCTGGAAGTCAGCCCTGTAAAAAACATGAGCTCTATGTCAGCTTCAGTGACCTGGGGTGGAAG GACTGGGTTCTGGCTCCAACTGGATATTCAGCGTACTACTGTGACGGCGAGTGTTTTTATCCCCTCGGCTCCTGCATGAACGCCACCAACCACGCCCTCATCCAGCAAGTG GTCCACCTCCTGAAGCCTGATGAGGTTCCTAAAGCGTGCTGCGCCCCAACCAAGCTCAGCCCCATCTCTGTCCTCTTCTATGACGACAACAACAACGTCATCCTCAAAAAACATCGGAACATGGTGGTGAAGACCTGTGGATGTCTATGA
- the zgc:91910 gene encoding zinc finger protein 706, translating into MARGQQKIQSQQKNAKKAAEKKKSQGADQKTAAKAALVHTCPVCRTQMPDPKTFKQHFESKHPKSPMPPELADVQA; encoded by the exons ATGGCTCGTGGGCAGCAGAAGATTCAGTCCCAACAAAAGAATGCCAAGAaggcagcagagaagaaaaaatctCAGGGCGCTGACCAGAAGACTGCAGCTAAAGCTGCTTTGGTCCACACCTGCCCAGTCTGCCGG ACACAGATGCCTGACCCCAAGACCTTCAAGCAGCACTTTGAGAGCAAACATCCCAAGTCCCCGATGCCTCCTGAGCTGGCAGATGTTCAGGCATAA